The Pyrodictium delaneyi genome contains a region encoding:
- a CDS encoding gamma-glutamylcyclotransferase family protein yields MIELLFVYGSLRRRGSAHELMKGARFQGSALLRGYTLAVLEGYPAALPCRPEADCAVEGELYTVPYWLLPGLDRYEGPLYERRLLPVEHGGREIRAWVYVARGSAAAWGPLLARWRSRRRGDPKTKEGGWGYSRR; encoded by the coding sequence GTGATAGAACTTCTATTCGTATACGGCTCGCTCCGCCGCCGTGGCAGCGCCCACGAGCTGATGAAGGGGGCCCGGTTCCAGGGCTCAGCGCTGCTCCGGGGCTACACGCTGGCTGTGCTGGAGGGCTATCCAGCCGCCCTACCGTGCCGCCCCGAGGCGGACTGTGCTGTGGAGGGCGAGCTCTACACGGTGCCCTATTGGCTCCTTCCTGGCCTAGACCGGTACGAGGGCCCCTTGTACGAGAGGAGGCTGCTCCCCGTGGAGCATGGCGGGAGGGAGATTCGTGCCTGGGTCTACGTTGCCCGCGGCAGCGCCGCGGCCTGGGGCCCGCTGCTAGCCCGGTGGAGAAGCAGGAGGAGAGGGGATCCAAAGACCAAAGAAGGGGGATGGGGCTACTCGCGGCGATAA
- a CDS encoding ABC transporter permease — protein MPEASVVLDFTLGVLYAMTPILLTAVGEIVAERAGIVNIGLEGIIMLGALAGAMAGEAAGSPWVGLAAGILVGAALGLLHAVLTVYLKGDHIIPGVGVNTLAYGLVPYMIIVYWHSAGQHQVPEYARVPHVAGISPVTIAAIAIAIATWYVLFRTSLGLKLRAVGENPEAADTVGVRVERLQTAAVVYGGMLAGLAGAFMSIDWLSTVTKEIAAGRGFISLALVVFSNWNPLLALGGAALFGFFDTFREWVKVLPGVKGVVPDTLLNTIPYIVTLAAVAGVLHRVRPPSHVGVPYRRE, from the coding sequence GTGCCTGAGGCCAGCGTAGTCCTGGACTTCACCCTGGGAGTACTCTACGCTATGACGCCTATACTCTTGACTGCTGTGGGCGAGATAGTAGCAGAGAGGGCCGGCATAGTCAACATAGGGCTTGAGGGTATCATAATGCTCGGCGCGCTAGCCGGCGCGATGGCGGGCGAGGCTGCTGGGAGCCCCTGGGTCGGTCTCGCAGCTGGCATACTGGTTGGCGCCGCGCTGGGCCTGTTACACGCTGTGCTGACGGTCTACCTCAAGGGCGACCATATTATCCCAGGTGTGGGTGTCAACACGCTCGCCTACGGCCTAGTCCCCTACATGATTATCGTCTACTGGCATAGCGCTGGCCAACACCAGGTGCCCGAGTATGCCCGCGTCCCCCACGTGGCCGGTATAAGCCCCGTCACCATAGCAGCGATAGCTATAGCCATAGCGACTTGGTATGTACTATTCCGTACCAGCCTCGGCCTTAAGCTGCGTGCTGTGGGCGAGAACCCGGAGGCAGCTGACACAGTGGGTGTGAGGGTCGAGAGGCTCCAGACAGCCGCAGTAGTCTACGGTGGTATGCTCGCCGGGCTCGCGGGCGCCTTCATGAGCATTGACTGGCTCAGCACAGTGACCAAGGAGATAGCCGCGGGCCGTGGCTTCATCTCGCTAGCCCTCGTCGTGTTCAGCAACTGGAACCCTCTACTAGCCCTCGGCGGCGCCGCGCTATTCGGGTTCTTCGATACGTTCCGCGAGTGGGTAAAGGTGCTCCCAGGTGTCAAGGGCGTGGTGCCAGACACGCTGCTGAACACGATACCCTACATAGTCACCCTAGCCGCGGTCGCCGGCGTACTCCACCGCGTAAGGCCGCCGAGCCACGTAGGCGTGCCTTATCGCCGCGAGTAG
- a CDS encoding ABC transporter permease, with translation MHVPSWVRDALLKLGETAIALAAGILVGAAIMWLSGYNPWEAYRYLLESSILDTYSLTMTLSFAAPVMLTGITFAVGVRAGLFNIGAEGQLYMGALGAVLVAYAARSGLGFLDSPLGTVAALLAGVALASLWGLAAALLKVRRGVHEVVSTIMLNWIAFWLTEYMRVYVVYDPHDPSKTVSVPPGARLPLLARGTELSASLLISLGFTLFTYVLLWHMVHGYELRAAGLNPRAARYGGISVERMMVLAFLVGAVAAGLAGAGEVLGRPPHYAITTGLSNLAGLGFDGITVALIGANHPLGIIGASVLVGALKAGAKGMQIYAHVPLEMVRIVEGVIIIALAVPGTLRLILEYRRRRLELARVEKAGSTMEGAGSRA, from the coding sequence ATGCATGTTCCCAGCTGGGTCCGGGATGCACTGCTCAAGCTGGGTGAGACCGCTATAGCGCTTGCAGCGGGTATACTCGTCGGCGCAGCTATCATGTGGCTTAGCGGCTACAATCCCTGGGAGGCGTACCGCTACCTCCTCGAGTCCAGCATCCTGGACACCTACTCGCTCACTATGACGCTTAGCTTCGCAGCTCCTGTAATGCTCACCGGCATCACCTTCGCGGTCGGCGTCCGGGCAGGCCTATTCAACATAGGCGCCGAAGGCCAGCTCTACATGGGCGCTCTAGGCGCCGTCCTAGTGGCCTATGCTGCGCGTAGCGGCCTAGGCTTCCTAGACAGCCCCCTGGGCACAGTGGCAGCTTTGCTGGCGGGTGTAGCTCTGGCCTCCCTCTGGGGGCTAGCTGCTGCACTACTGAAGGTACGGCGGGGAGTCCACGAGGTAGTATCCACGATAATGTTGAACTGGATAGCCTTCTGGCTAACCGAGTACATGAGGGTCTACGTGGTCTATGACCCCCACGACCCGTCTAAGACTGTCTCGGTGCCGCCGGGCGCCCGCCTCCCGCTGCTCGCCAGGGGCACTGAGCTCTCGGCGAGCCTGCTCATATCCCTGGGCTTCACGTTGTTCACCTATGTGCTGCTATGGCACATGGTCCACGGCTATGAGTTGCGTGCAGCAGGGCTCAACCCCCGCGCAGCCCGTTACGGCGGGATAAGTGTAGAGCGGATGATGGTGCTCGCCTTCCTCGTCGGCGCCGTGGCTGCTGGCCTCGCGGGCGCCGGGGAGGTGCTGGGGAGGCCGCCACACTACGCGATAACCACGGGGCTGAGCAACCTAGCCGGCCTAGGCTTCGACGGGATAACCGTGGCTCTCATCGGCGCGAACCACCCGCTCGGGATAATAGGCGCCTCGGTCCTGGTGGGTGCGCTGAAGGCCGGGGCCAAGGGCATGCAGATCTATGCCCACGTCCCGCTCGAGATGGTTCGTATAGTCGAGGGTGTGATAATCATAGCCCTGGCTGTGCCGGGTACACTGCGCCTAATCCTTGAGTATAGGCGTAGGAGGCTCGAGCTAGCTCGCGTGGAGAAGGCGGGGAGTACCATGGAGGGGGCTGGGAGCCGTGCCTGA
- a CDS encoding ABC transporter ATP-binding protein, with protein MRGIVKVYPDGTVALRGVDLRLEPGEIHGLLGENGAGKTTLMKILAGFLRPTRGEIILRGRRVRFRSAADALRHGIGMVHQHLSLVPVFTAYENIVLGLGGRELRGARERIEKLMRETGLEVPLDDVVEELPFGVRQRIEILRMLFREVDVLILDEPTTNLTPIETKELFRALRRLRDSGKTIVFITHKLREVMEIADRITVMRRGRVVGSLTREEVEPRKLARMMVGREVVFRIEKPPAKPGEPVLRVEDLWVRGEHGRWAVRGVSFEVRRGEIFGIAGVEGNGQAELVEAITGLRPAERGRVYLADRDVTNLPPSELYRLGLAHIPEDRRKTGLVLDMSVAENSILGIHRWSRFLRRLGLVDWSSVASHAERIVEEYEVVAPSLRSPARHLSGGNQQKLLVGRELSKDPLVVVAAQPTRGLDVAATEYIRRLLVKLRNEGRAVLLVSADTDEVMQLSDRVAVMYEGRFVAVAKPEELTEERLGLLMGGAAETTHA; from the coding sequence ATGCGGGGTATAGTTAAGGTCTATCCTGATGGTACTGTGGCTCTCCGTGGCGTTGACCTCCGGCTTGAGCCGGGGGAGATTCACGGGCTTCTCGGCGAGAATGGTGCTGGGAAGACTACGCTGATGAAGATCCTGGCGGGATTCCTCCGCCCGACTCGTGGCGAGATAATCCTGCGTGGGCGGCGCGTCAGGTTCCGCTCTGCCGCTGACGCATTGCGTCATGGTATAGGGATGGTTCACCAGCATCTATCGCTTGTCCCCGTGTTTACAGCCTATGAGAACATTGTCCTCGGCCTAGGTGGCCGGGAGCTACGGGGCGCCCGGGAGAGGATCGAGAAGCTGATGCGGGAGACCGGGCTGGAGGTTCCCCTGGACGATGTGGTTGAGGAGCTGCCTTTTGGTGTAAGGCAGAGGATCGAGATTCTCCGTATGCTGTTCCGCGAGGTAGACGTGCTTATCCTGGACGAGCCTACGACTAACCTTACCCCGATTGAGACCAAGGAGCTGTTCCGCGCGCTCCGCCGGCTCCGGGACAGCGGGAAGACAATAGTCTTTATCACGCACAAGCTCCGCGAGGTAATGGAGATCGCTGACCGGATCACCGTGATGCGTCGGGGCAGGGTGGTTGGTAGTCTCACCCGCGAGGAGGTCGAGCCCAGGAAGCTCGCGCGGATGATGGTAGGCCGCGAGGTAGTGTTCCGGATAGAGAAGCCTCCGGCGAAGCCTGGCGAGCCGGTGCTCCGGGTGGAGGATCTCTGGGTTAGGGGCGAGCATGGCCGCTGGGCGGTACGTGGTGTGAGCTTCGAGGTGCGCCGTGGTGAGATCTTCGGCATCGCTGGGGTGGAGGGGAACGGCCAGGCGGAGCTAGTCGAGGCGATAACGGGGCTGCGCCCGGCTGAACGCGGCCGCGTATACCTCGCGGACCGGGACGTGACGAACCTGCCTCCCTCGGAGCTCTACAGGCTGGGCCTCGCGCATATACCGGAGGACCGGCGTAAGACCGGCCTCGTCCTAGACATGAGTGTCGCCGAGAACAGTATTCTGGGCATCCACCGGTGGAGCCGGTTCCTCCGCCGCCTCGGCCTCGTAGACTGGAGTAGCGTTGCAAGCCATGCTGAGAGGATCGTCGAAGAGTATGAGGTGGTAGCGCCGAGCCTCCGGAGCCCGGCGAGGCACCTCAGCGGCGGCAATCAGCAAAAGCTGCTCGTAGGCCGCGAGCTCTCGAAGGACCCGCTGGTGGTGGTTGCTGCCCAGCCCACGAGGGGCCTCGACGTCGCAGCTACCGAGTATATTCGCCGGCTTCTCGTCAAGCTACGTAACGAGGGCCGGGCTGTTCTACTAGTCTCTGCTGACACTGACGAGGTCATGCAGCTCAGTGACAGGGTAGCGGTTATGTACGAGGGTAGATTCGTTGCAGTCGCGAAGCCCGAGGAGCTGACCGAGGAGCGGCTAGGCCTCCTAATGGGTGGCGCTGCCGAGACAACCCATGCATAA
- a CDS encoding lysine exporter LysO family protein, which translates to MKPSALLQPLSTLLVLLAGILLGHMGYTPPPGVVDTLLIVLVFAAGVAIGGQLPAQRLRLRQAGLQGLFLAASTTASSAAAAAVLAAITGTMPPKVAAALGAAAGWYSLAGPAIARVDPVYGVVAFLSNLLRESLHIALYPVFARRGLRLEAIAVGGATTMDTGLPVVALHGGAYEATVALTHGLVVTLVAPGVIALLLAS; encoded by the coding sequence GTGAAGCCCAGCGCCTTACTGCAGCCCCTCTCGACACTGCTGGTTCTCCTGGCCGGCATACTCCTCGGCCACATGGGCTACACACCGCCGCCTGGAGTCGTCGACACGCTCCTCATAGTCCTCGTATTCGCAGCGGGTGTAGCTATAGGCGGACAGCTGCCTGCGCAGCGGCTCCGCCTCCGCCAGGCGGGGCTCCAGGGCCTCTTCCTCGCTGCATCTACTACAGCCTCTAGCGCGGCGGCTGCAGCAGTACTAGCGGCTATAACTGGCACTATGCCTCCGAAGGTGGCTGCTGCTCTGGGCGCAGCGGCGGGCTGGTATAGCCTCGCAGGCCCGGCCATAGCCCGGGTAGACCCCGTCTACGGTGTAGTAGCGTTCCTCTCCAACCTGCTCAGGGAGAGCCTCCACATAGCCCTATACCCGGTGTTCGCCCGCCGCGGTCTACGGCTAGAAGCCATAGCGGTAGGTGGAGCAACCACCATGGATACCGGGCTCCCAGTGGTGGCTCTCCACGGCGGAGCGTACGAGGCGACAGTAGCCCTAACGCATGGCTTGGTGGTAACACTAGTAGCACCAGGGGTTATCGCGCTACTCCTAGCCTCCTAG
- a CDS encoding cupin domain-containing protein, translated as MDCREVLEGVCSRITYCSRDLVVMESRIQRGARVPKHSHGSVQATFCLAGRLLLGIEGRGERVLSPGDYEVIPPGVPHWAVALEDSLVVDVNAPLTRDRLELARRLGADCPEEPRGA; from the coding sequence TTGGACTGCAGGGAGGTCTTGGAGGGCGTCTGCTCCAGGATAACTTACTGTAGCAGAGACCTTGTCGTCATGGAGTCCCGGATTCAGCGTGGCGCCCGCGTACCCAAGCACAGCCATGGCTCGGTGCAAGCGACGTTCTGTCTCGCCGGGAGGCTCCTGCTCGGGATAGAGGGCCGTGGGGAGAGGGTGCTGAGCCCCGGCGACTACGAGGTAATACCCCCAGGTGTCCCGCATTGGGCCGTGGCCCTCGAGGACAGCCTGGTGGTCGACGTTAACGCGCCCCTAACGAGGGACCGGCTGGAGCTGGCCCGGAGGCTCGGGGCGGACTGCCCGGAGGAACCACGCGGGGCCTAG
- a CDS encoding B3/4 domain-containing protein, with the protein MASCEEFCRELKGIVVVEEPARGLGIRVAYSLAWGKPVSELDPGPLRAEEERLLEELKSRYSLETLRNDPVVRAYRDFYWRIGIDPTKTRPSSEALVRRALRGRWPRINPVVDAGNIASARYMVPIGLYDAGQFQPPARITLAQGGEEFHPIGGDPERLEKGTPIMIDSRDVVMHLYPHRDSRETMIRPETRCILILAAGVPGVEQTRLEAAVREVQRLLGLLGWQSCSELEHA; encoded by the coding sequence GTGGCTAGCTGTGAGGAGTTCTGCAGAGAGCTAAAGGGAATCGTTGTCGTCGAGGAGCCTGCAAGGGGGCTGGGTATACGCGTAGCCTACAGTCTCGCGTGGGGTAAACCGGTCAGCGAGCTTGACCCTGGGCCGCTACGGGCCGAGGAGGAGCGGCTTCTTGAGGAGCTCAAGAGCCGCTATAGCCTTGAGACCCTAAGGAACGATCCGGTGGTCCGGGCGTACCGTGACTTCTACTGGAGGATAGGCATAGACCCGACGAAGACCCGGCCTAGCAGCGAGGCTCTGGTGAGGAGGGCGCTGCGGGGCCGCTGGCCGAGGATAAACCCGGTTGTGGACGCGGGCAACATAGCGTCGGCCCGGTACATGGTGCCTATAGGCCTCTACGATGCTGGGCAGTTCCAGCCACCCGCTAGGATAACCCTAGCCCAGGGCGGAGAGGAGTTCCACCCCATAGGTGGGGACCCGGAGCGGCTCGAGAAGGGCACGCCGATAATGATCGACTCGCGGGACGTCGTGATGCACCTCTACCCGCACCGCGATAGCAGGGAGACGATGATACGCCCCGAGACCAGATGCATCCTCATACTAGCAGCTGGGGTGCCCGGGGTGGAGCAGACGAGGCTGGAGGCGGCGGTCCGGGAGGTGCAGAGGCTCCTAGGTCTCCTAGGCTGGCAGAGCTGCAGCGAGCTAGAGCACGCCTAG
- a CDS encoding CehA/McbA family metallohydrolase, giving the protein MWALLLLVLAALSAVSPLTAAASSPETGAKIIVGPTPIPEGEANGEHDITLMNQYLAVTFGISTSPPWGVPRGFIVDAAPVENGEILQDTLAQFSFLANGWGRWPKIDLESIEYGSNETGVWLREVGYWETLKVEITFYLPSDKPYLVITAEVTNTGDKALENLVQGFAMSLERGWTFSPGFGTGKHYKPTPLAELGIPEDAKWVVGYHKDYTIGLIAPYYTHLSTSTSWVDPLTIATIQPGETRVYTAKLVFLPEPNSCAVAAEAAGETGTVAGTVAAGGEPVAPAYIVAFLSTGKPFCWGYSEKPEYTIALPSGSYALQAWAEGYGPSSKHSVTVEVGAEARVDFTDLKPSGKLILHIRDADTGRPLDAAVLPEGGEKPPLMFLGSRIFYTLPEKQGEAIVELAPGVYNITVNHAGGFLAKPVVLTNVEVKPGETIEKTVEVKILVDPNQYGYYCADLHHHSDIADGRTPPPYLVVAQSAAGLDFAFVSDHDSVANQAEIAKWAETRGMPFIPSIEVSPGWGHFNPYPVTRTINKDTPESLIEDAWEAGALVIRVNHPFRGGYWESWLDDKLPGIYNPFYTNVEINGRWDKTDNQTVTLLWKMWSNNIRYYLTAGSDTHDIWSGFTTGSPRVCAYLGRTATVEAFAMAERHGHTFITYGPMVFMYPLPGSTIAPEDGKIVLELDLWAVNGLKKLVVVANGKPVKQIQFNGEQHRELALELPAEEVLATPGQPWVQVIVYDTAGKLAMTNPVWIDTTVKSLAMPETVETTTVTVTTTLVKTDTVTHTATVTQPVTKTATTTVTTTETSTITSEKIVEKKVTVGGGAATAAPALILGVVIGAAIAYLMVRRAS; this is encoded by the coding sequence GCACTAGCCCGCCGTGGGGCGTGCCCCGCGGCTTCATTGTCGATGCTGCCCCGGTAGAGAATGGTGAGATCCTCCAGGACACCCTGGCCCAGTTCAGCTTCCTAGCTAACGGGTGGGGCCGCTGGCCCAAGATAGACTTAGAGAGCATAGAGTATGGCAGCAACGAGACGGGGGTCTGGCTCCGGGAGGTCGGGTACTGGGAGACCCTAAAGGTGGAGATAACATTCTACCTGCCGTCCGACAAGCCCTACCTGGTAATCACGGCGGAGGTGACCAACACTGGCGACAAGGCGTTAGAGAACCTTGTACAAGGCTTTGCTATGAGTCTTGAGAGAGGCTGGACCTTTAGCCCAGGATTCGGCACGGGTAAACACTACAAGCCGACGCCCCTAGCAGAGCTAGGCATACCCGAGGACGCTAAGTGGGTTGTAGGCTACCATAAGGACTACACAATTGGCCTCATAGCGCCGTACTACACACACCTCTCGACCAGCACCTCATGGGTAGACCCGCTCACCATAGCCACTATACAGCCGGGCGAGACCAGAGTCTATACGGCTAAGCTAGTATTCCTGCCCGAGCCCAACTCATGTGCCGTCGCCGCAGAGGCTGCTGGCGAGACTGGCACTGTTGCGGGCACAGTAGCTGCTGGCGGCGAGCCAGTAGCACCCGCGTACATAGTCGCTTTCCTCTCGACGGGGAAGCCGTTCTGCTGGGGCTATAGCGAGAAGCCCGAGTACACCATTGCACTGCCATCCGGCAGCTACGCGCTCCAGGCCTGGGCAGAGGGCTACGGGCCCAGCAGCAAGCACTCAGTCACAGTAGAGGTGGGCGCTGAGGCCCGTGTAGACTTCACCGACCTAAAGCCCAGCGGCAAACTGATACTCCACATACGCGACGCAGACACAGGCAGACCCCTAGATGCTGCGGTCCTCCCCGAGGGCGGCGAGAAACCGCCACTAATGTTCCTGGGCAGCCGCATCTTCTACACGCTCCCTGAGAAGCAGGGAGAGGCGATAGTAGAGCTGGCGCCCGGCGTCTACAACATCACTGTGAACCATGCTGGGGGCTTCCTAGCCAAGCCGGTCGTGCTCACAAACGTCGAGGTGAAGCCAGGCGAGACAATCGAGAAGACCGTGGAGGTAAAAATCCTCGTAGATCCCAACCAGTACGGCTACTACTGTGCCGACCTCCACCACCACAGCGACATAGCTGACGGCAGAACCCCGCCGCCCTACCTGGTCGTAGCTCAGAGCGCAGCAGGCCTAGACTTCGCCTTCGTCAGCGACCATGACAGTGTAGCTAACCAGGCTGAGATAGCCAAGTGGGCAGAGACCCGGGGCATGCCATTCATACCAAGTATAGAAGTATCGCCGGGATGGGGTCACTTCAACCCCTACCCCGTCACCAGGACGATCAACAAGGATACCCCGGAGAGCCTCATAGAGGACGCCTGGGAAGCAGGGGCACTAGTAATCCGCGTAAACCACCCGTTCCGGGGAGGATACTGGGAGAGCTGGCTTGACGACAAACTCCCAGGAATTTATAATCCATTCTACACTAACGTCGAGATAAACGGCAGGTGGGATAAGACTGACAACCAGACAGTAACACTCCTATGGAAGATGTGGAGTAACAACATCCGCTACTACCTCACAGCTGGAAGCGACACCCACGACATATGGAGCGGCTTCACAACCGGCAGTCCACGCGTATGCGCTTACCTAGGAAGGACAGCTACAGTTGAAGCATTCGCTATGGCCGAGAGGCACGGACACACATTCATAACCTACGGGCCCATGGTGTTCATGTACCCGCTACCGGGTAGCACGATAGCACCCGAGGACGGGAAGATAGTACTAGAACTAGATCTATGGGCGGTCAACGGCCTCAAGAAGCTCGTGGTAGTAGCCAACGGTAAGCCAGTCAAACAGATCCAGTTCAACGGAGAGCAGCACAGAGAACTAGCACTAGAGCTACCAGCAGAAGAGGTGCTAGCAACACCAGGCCAGCCCTGGGTACAGGTAATAGTCTACGACACGGCAGGAAAGCTAGCAATGACAAACCCAGTCTGGATTGACACCACCGTAAAGAGCCTAGCTATGCCCGAGACAGTAGAGACAACAACAGTCACAGTGACAACAACACTAGTAAAGACAGACACTGTAACCCATACAGCCACCGTGACACAGCCAGTCACGAAGACAGCAACAACCACTGTAACAACGACAGAGACGTCGACAATAACCAGCGAGAAGATAGTCGAGAAGAAGGTAACAGTTGGTGGAGGCGCGGCGACAGCAGCGCCAGCCCTCATACTCGGCGTGGTAATTGGTGCCGCGATAGCCTACCTTATGGTGAGAAGAGCCTCCTAA